In Chelonia mydas isolate rCheMyd1 chromosome 10, rCheMyd1.pri.v2, whole genome shotgun sequence, a single window of DNA contains:
- the PALB2 gene encoding partner and localizer of BRCA2 isoform X7 — MDKQSPNDDDKSGIYMLQTNTCSDSGTEKKMSVTFKLEPEFFNNEVNLQESSLAESTNSDQENILSGLMRSVTEENQSQLSRSRMTLVSEGRESACEVPPISVGETLENQMGSTEEPGSPVFKGRNTISNTKNKIQKAPKLVIVREEKGLTPQDPQVGDFQEMPEENVFLSVPKPLSCMSMGGSNIQQPVSPCAEDICDSYEPLPQCLVGDMPVSLQNIENTGKELACIENQMDQEELCRAFDLTADNQPSLAGRSNPSTSESRPHKERNHNETKSSSPLNTDSLLDNVEEPLRNQEAQTEAGSPVLEKTPPAAESALSSCTMIEGLLFPVEYYVRTTRRMSNCQRKVDLEAVILSQLGRSRKGLRSKHKQINSNSDQLYQETARSDLQAGGTPFPFLGGESDPVSSNSSQKSLPPSDESCTSSGSLSQKTVISMKQAKGKSWRRGRGRWGSTCRPALNGSQAHPQTSDLTVLKENSHLLSNGSQPGKENCEGDPERSPIGKTRVLVPAAGEATETEMTDITWPTEADLPDVSQTFSKCHQPPLEHIQNPLQGNNFLNPWDEAFSSPTQDLEANVNVSQAGKQPVGHIRNQCVQKACRAEQLPTVKESLLQHDLPSSSVKRKVRQGSKGKRGRSQQMDLEGPTPLSHLGLDPMAFDPPFHFQNEMLSVKWLPSKLDIKDFHLPDEEFGLLKFEKLQSCTVKQLEPFVPSGSEHWLQSAGDTVALGDMRLKQVNTEGKSLENSFISPSKTMSPKLPHLEGQLHKKGLSPSELLLTPASSVSAGAINQLESQIPTSAFPVLGATPAVLSLVHNEALPDTLSVLPLQVKTNLFKEPASHVMDGRECNNSTGTLHSDSCRTGSDCRSDEAVPLKEYQQPGSGSKECCGAENKLTAEELAVVLSDSLRARSLQLASKLKNPSSSCAVDVSTVWWESAGFTELCIVTACETFISLWKPLASSQWRKVYTWHLTEIPVIQIVPLPDVSNLVCVALGDLEIGEIRLLLCSSEDGSLKQSLVKTGNIKAVLGLTNRRLVSSSGTLQDQQIEIISVSEAGRSNERQTLMPPEETILAFAEVEGIRDALVGTTAVNSLVVWNLKTGQILKKMHVGYSYPASICHRAYSDSGLLFVVLSHPHAKENESCGNPAFRMRVFNPKTARSTGVMFFSLPPGHSGRYLEGEVKGVSAAAVLTSGTIAVWDLFLGQCTALLPPNADGNWSLVRWSVTDSCLLAGQKDGSVYVYHYSQAKAVGK, encoded by the exons ATGGATAAACAGTCTCCCAATGATGACGATAAATCTGGAATATATATGTTACAGACCAATACCTGTTCTGACTCAGGCACTGAGAAAAAAATGTCTGTCACATTTAAACTTGAGCCTGAATTCTTCAACAATGAAGTTAACTTGCAGGAAAGTTCATTGGCAGAAAGCACAAATAGTGACCAAGAAAATATCCTCTCTGGCCTCATGAGATCTGTTACTGAGGAGAACCAAAGCCAACTGTCAAGGAGTAGAATGACTTTGGTCTCAGAGGGGAGAGAATCAGCTTGTGAAGTGCCACCAATCAGTGTTGGTGAAACGTTGGAAAATCAAATGGGAAGTACAGAGGAGCCTGGGTCACCAGTATTCAAGGGAAGGAACACCATCTCAAACACCAAGAATAAAATCCAAAAGGCCCCCAAGCTGGTCATTGTGAGGGAAGAAAAAGGTTTAACTCCTCAAGATCCACAGGTAGGAGATTTTCAGGAAATGCCTGAAGAAAATGTATTTCTGAGTGTCCCCAAACCACTTTCATGCATGTCGATGGGTGGCAGTAACATTCAGCAGCCTGTGTCTCCATGTGCTGAGGACATCTGTGATAGCTATGAGCCATTGCCCCAGTGTTTAGTGGGTGATATGCCTGTTTCACTTCAAAACATCGAGAATACAGGAAAAGAACTTGCCTGTATAGAAAACCAGATGGATCAGGAAGAGTTGTGTAGGGCCTTTGATTTAACTGCAGATAATCAACCATCCCTGGCAGGCAGAAGCAACCCTAGCACTAGTGAAAGCAGACCCCATAAAGAAAGAAACCACAATGAGACCAAGAGCTCAAGTCCTCTGAACACTGACTCTCTTCTGGATAATGTTGAAGAACCTTTGAGGAATCAAGAGGCTCAGACTGAAGCAGGGTCTCCTGTCCTAGAGAAGACTCCTCCTGCAGCAGAAAGCGCACTGAGCTCTTGCACAATGATTGAGGGACTCCTCTTTCCTGTAGAATATTATGTTAGGACAACTCGGCGTATGTCTAATTGCCAGAGGAAAGTAGACCTGGAGGCTGTCATTCTCAGCCAGTTGGGCAGGAGCAGGAAAGGGCTGCGAAGTAAACATAAACAGATAAATTCAAATTCAGATCAGCTCTACCAAGAAACCGCCAGAAGTGATTTGCAGGCAGGGGGCACTCCGTTCCCTTTTCTAGGTGGAGAGAGTGACCCAGTGAGTTCAAATAGTTCTCAGAAATCTCTCCCTCCATCAGATGAGAGCTGCACTTCCAGTGGCTCTCTTTCTCAGAAGACTGTTATTAGTATGAAACAAGCTAAGGGAAAatcctggaggagaggaaggggcagaTGGGGTTCTACCTGCAGACCTGCACTGAATGGGTCACAAGCACATCCTCAGACTTCAGATCTTACAGTGCTAAAGGAAAACAGTCATCTCTTGTCaaatggttctcaacctggaAAGGAAAACTGTGAGGGTGACCCTGAGAGGTCACCTATAGGCAAAACAAGGGTGCTTGTCCCTGCAGCTGGTGAGGCTACAGAAACAGAAATGACAGACATTACGTGGCCAACTGAGGCTGATCTTCCTGATGTAAGCCAAACATTCAGCAAATGCCATCAGCCTCCATTAGAACATATTCAAAATCCACTCCAAGGAAATAATTTCTTAAATCCATGGGATGAAGCTTTCTCCAGCCCCACGCAAGATCTGGAAGCTAATGTAAATGTGAGTCAGGCtggtaaacagccagtggggcacATTAGGAATCAGTGTGTTCAGAAAGCCTGCCGGGCTGAGCAGCTGCCAACAGTTAAAGAATCTCTACTTCAGCATGATCTCCCAAGTTCCTCCGTGAAGCGTAAAGTGAGGCAAGGATCTAAAG GTAAAAGAGGGCGCAGTCAACAGATGGACTTGGAAGGTCCAACTCCTCTAAGCCATCTTGGTCTGGATCCTATGGCCTTCGATCCTCCCTTTCACTTCCAGAATGAGATGCTCAGTGTCAAGTGGCTGCCCTCTAAGCTGGACATCAAAGACTTTCATTTACCCGATGAGGAGTTTGGTCTCCTTAAATTTGAGAAACTACAATCCTGCACAGTGAAACAGCTGGAGCCCTTTGTTCCTTCAGGGTCTGAACACTGGCTCCAGAGTGCTGGAGACACTGTGGCTTTAGGGGACATGAGACTTAAACAAGTGAATACAGAAGGGAAGAGTCTAGAAAATAGCTTTATTTCTCCTTCAAAGACTATGTCACCTAAACTGCCTCACTTAGAAGGGCAGTTGCACAAGAAGGGGCTTTCTCCAAGCGAATTGCTGCTAACTCCGGCAAGTTCTGTCTCAGCTGGTGCAATCAACCAGCTGGAATCACAGATTCCTACATCTGCTTTCCCTGTCCTGGGTGCAACCCCAGCTGTCCTGTCACTGGTACACAATGAGGCCTTACCTGACACACTTTCTGTACTTCCTTTGCAAGTGAAAACAAATCTCTTCAAAGAACCAGCCAGTCATGTCATGGATGGGAGAGAGTGTAATAACTCCACAGGTACATTGCACTCAGATAGCTGCAGAACAGGATCTGACTGTAGGTCTGATGAAGCTGTCCCCCTCAAAGAGTATCAGCAACCAGGGAGCGGTTCCAAGGAGTGCTGCGGTGCAGAG AACAAACTGACAGCAGAAGAGTTGGCCGTGGTGCTGAGTGACAGCCTGAGAGCCAGGAGCTTGCAACTGGCCTCAAAGCTAAAG AACCCCTCAAGTTCTTGTGCTGTGGACGTCAGCACCGTCTGGTGGGAATCAGCTGGCTTCACAGAGCTGTGTATCGTAACTGCTTGTGAGACTTTCATTTCCCTGTGGAAACCTCTGGCTTCCAGCCAGTGGAGAAAGGTGTATACCTGGCACCTTACAGAG ATTCCAGTAATACAAATTGTTCCCTTGCCAGATGTCTCTAATCTTGTATGCGTTGCCTTGGGAGATCTGGAGATTGGAGAAATAAG GCTCTTGCTTTGTTCTTCTGAAGACGGCTCCTTAAAGCAATCACTAGTGAAAACTGGGAACATAAAAGCTGTTCTTGGTCTGACAAACAGGAGGCTGGTCAGTAGTAGTGGGACACTTCAAGACCAGCAAATCGAGATAATCTCCGTTTCAGAGGCAGGAAG AAGCAATGAGAGGCAGACTTTGATGCCCCCAGAAGAAACCATTCTGGCTTTTGCTGAGGTAGAAGGGATTAGAGATGCTTTGGTTGGCACCACTGCAGTGAACAGCCTTGTTGTTTG GAACTTGAAAACTGGCCAGATTCTGAAAAAGATGCACGTTGGTTATTCCTACCCTGCCTCAATCTGCCATCGCGCCTATTCTGACTCT GGCCTcctgtttgttgttttaagtCACCCACATGCCAAAGAGAATGAGTCCTGTGGAAACCCTGCATTCCGGATGAGAGTGTTCAATCCCAAAACAGCCAGAAGCACTGGGGTAatgttcttctccctcccccctggaCACAGTGGAAG GTACCTGGAAGGCGAAGTGAAGGGTGTCTCTGCAGCAGCTGTGCTAACATCTGGAACAATCGCAGTGTGGGACTTATTTTTAGGCCAGTGTACTGCTCTGCTTCCACCAAATGCTGATGGGAATTGGTCTTTGGTCAGATGGTCAGTCACAGATTCCTGTCTCCTGGCTGGACAGAAAGACGGAAGCGTGTATGTGTACCATTATTCACAAGCCAAAGCAGTAGGAAAGTAA